TTTTTCCCGTTTTTCCCTGGTATAATCTGCGTATTTTTTCTGCTTTTTATTTTGCATCTCCAATTGTCTATCATCGTACAATCCCCCAACTTTGTCGAATAATCCTCCAAAGGCCTTTTTTTGTTCCTTTTTAGCGATTCTCAATTTTTCATTCACACGAGCAAGTAGTGATCTTACATTTCCATCGTTCGGATCCTCTTTCAATAGGTGGTTGCAATCATTCAACGCTTCATCAAGTGATCCTGTGTTAAAATATGCTCTAGCTCTACGATAGTATGCCTATGAGTAAAAATATGTCACAATAACTTAACAATACCTTCTTGTTATTTTCATTCCACTTTATAGCATCTGTAGCCATGTCCCTTGCTTTAATATAATCGGAAGTTTCGATATATGAAGCAGATAAATTGCTGCATAGGACACTTAATAATTCCTTTTGACTGTCGTTATGTTCTTGGATCTTCTTGAGCCATGTTATACCATTCTAAAACATATTATTCCATATTACTATTGAAAATACCTCATAATGTTCGGAAGCCTTTGAAAAATCGGCAGCTTTAAAGGATTCGTTACCGGATGCCTTATAAGAAGTAGCTTTTGCTACGCATTCTTCAGCGGTAGCGAATTCATCGACATTTGTGTCTACAGTATCGCTAGATGTATCAGACATTTTGCGTTTAGTTAGAAGTAAGCGGTTCCACGAGTATACAACAAAAATGATCAGTAAGTCTAACGTATCACCATGATGCTGGCAGGATATGGTGTAACCCCTACCAGGGGCCTTTTTCGAACGATATAATGTCTTTACTTATTTTATGCTTTATTGTACACCAGATGTTATCACTTGGGTGATTAAGATGACACATTGGAGCTACTCGCGTTGTATGATGAGGGCCgcttacacattttattgAGACTTAGAAACATCACCTATAACTTAGACCTCGgtttacacattttgagGTAATGATATGCCGTAATTAGGGTTAAATCTATCATGGGATGTCTCATTCCAATTACACATTTAAGGGATATATATCCAGTCAATTTTCCTAATTGGCGATCAACCTAGACAAATGGAGAGCAACACAGGTTTAttgtttttatattcttaGATTTAAATTGTTTTAGGAGAACCAGGGACTTCCTTGTCTTCTCAGTACGACTTTTCTTCGGATTTTAGTGACATTACTCTGGTCAATGACATCTCCTGCGATGAGTTTACAAGGTATCAGTCACAATATGAAGGGTTAGTTTGAAATTTTTAGCACATATATGTCTAGGATTACGTGTGATGAATCTTGCAGTGATCTTCTCTACGTTGAGAATTTAACACGCGAAGGAATAGCACGACATTTGTTAAGCCGTTATAGAAACTCTATTTACTTTACctactttggaaatgttcTGTTCTACGTGAAACCAGCAGATTACGACCCTTTGAAGTATGGACATGCAAAGTTTTTGTACGATAAACCTCTGGAGCCACATGTATTTTCCCTATCAAGTGAAATATTAACGTCTCTAGCAAATTTTAAACCAGGTCAAACATCTAATACAGATGAACATACCACCGGAAATGACGTGGTTCACCAAGTACGTGATTCATTTGAAAAATCGCAAGACATACAAAATAACAACTTCAATCTCTTTTTCTATGGAGAGGATAATTTTACTCAACTTCGTACAATGCAACAGGTTTCATTATTTCTTTGTCGATATGCACATGTACTTGGTTTAGAGGTATGTATTTACTATATATTATTATAATTTTTTAGCCCACTGCATCAATGGACAAAAAACTTTCCAATGCACAGTTTTTACTTGGTAATCTGGATGATTATTTCTCTCTTACTGATGTGGCTTATAATTATATGGTCACATACAAGTTTGACTTTAACGAGCGTGGATTGTTGTCATCGATAAGAATGATTCCAAATCTCTCCACTGATTTATCTTGTTCTTGTGTTTCACACAGGTTTAGAGATTATTTATCCGCAAACCTTAAAAGTGGAGAAAATATAAGAGTTCGTTATCCTACAGTATTTTATGGATTTATTTACACAATTTTAGATGACGATCAGGCTTACGCATCTGATTACGGGCTGAATTCTTATGATGCAGCAAAACTATTGGAAATGATCCCGAAGCATGAAATTCAAGATACTAGTTGGCATTTGGAGAATTATGAAAGATTTATTAAAACTCTATTGACCATTGGAATGTCTATTGATGAGGTACAAAACACAGCTAAGACGTTAGTTGTTATCATGCTCTTTGATATATTATTGTTGGCAAAGACATCCGCTACTGATATAAACGGGGACAATCCCTTTGATGAAAACCTTGTAAAGGACCTCGATGGGACGATCCTTTTTTGTGGTAGGGACTTGCTAGGATTAatttttgacatttttgaGATTAATATTCTAACTAAATCCAGTTTGGGGATGAAATCGAGTGATGTTCTCTTTAAGTTTGAGTTGCTTTCTCAAGAAAATTCGTGGATACTTGACAACTTATCTACAGCATTATTTATTAGATTAAAACATATGATATATACGAAAATTAACAACTATCTTGTTATTGAGAAAACGTTAAACGTGGAAAAGTCAATCTCTTTACATTGTAATGCCGGGTTTTCTCCTCATTctaattttataaaatttgcTGATGACCAACTGCCTCAGTTATTTTCCgaagaaatatttataagGAAGTTTGTAGATGCTTTTTCTAATAACACAGATTTATTCACGAATATACGATTCATCAAGAGGaacaaaaattttttgaGTACGGTTACAAATTATGACGGTCTGGTAGCAAAGGTAATATTATCTTCAGTTAGCCAAAATTCATCACATGACGGAGTTATCCCAGATGGAAAGGTATCTCATTCTTGGTCCGATATCAGTTatgatattccaaaaattttggacCTTGAATCTAGATTGTATTCCATTTCACCAATGTTGATTAGATTGTTTAAGCTATCTGGACTTGATTTTGTAAAAAGATTGGCGTATTCTAGCCAGTCATTATATCCGGTCGTTGGAAACTGTTCTGCTGCACTTAGTTACTACAACTTTATGAATGATTGTGCTTGCAATCACGACACATCATATTTTGTGATATGTTCTTCTATGAGTCTCATGGAATCATACATAGGAAACGAAGACATAGAAGATGAGAATTTTTTGAATTATAACCTGGGATTTTTAATGCAAACATTTGCAAGAAGTATTCCAATATTGGACATGTGTATTATAAAACGTGATTCCAGTGTTGTTTCTATACTACTATCAAACGCTGCAAAGTCATATAAACCTTTGGTGTATATGATGACTAGTTTGCACATGCATCAAACTATTTCTCTCATGGATGACTCTGAATTGCTAAAATTGTTGTTCAGGATTTTAGAAATTTCAGATTCACTTTATCAGATTAGTGATGGTATGGTAGTAATGAAAAAATTCATCTATGTTCGTTTCATATCCTTTTATATGGATTATATCGAGGGAATTATTGGCAGTGTAAAGACTATTCAGAGATTGTGGAGGAAACACAGTTCAACACTGAGAAAGAATCTACGAGAATCAATAGTTAAGATACAATCTTATGCACGTTCCAtgctttttaaaaaattACGTCTCTCTGAATCATCAGTCTGTAACCTTTCTCTAGATCTTGTTGGTCTAGTGGTTACTATTTGCAGTTTACGTACAAGTTTAACTTCAATATCACAAAAGACACTGGaacttttatatttaatgGAAAAAGAATACCATGAAAAGGAGTATAATTATATTAAACATGCAGCAGCCATATATATACAATCGCATTGGCGAGGTGCCATACAACGAAAACGATATTCACttgtaaagaatgaaaaacTCGAAGAATTTGCCATAATATTGATTCAGTCTACAATTAGAAGGCTACTCGCAACTGATAGTATATTAAACGAAAAGGATTTGCCAAGAGAAGCAGCTATTAAGATCCAATCAGTTTTCAGAGGATATCTCGTACGTTCAAGATTTGAAACTCTCAGATACATAAAATTATTGTTGCCATCAATTGTTAGGAAAGGTTCGAAACTTAATAGCCTTCGAAACCAGATTAATTTCATAAGGTTATGTAAAGAGCAAGGTGCAGAATCATTGCAAATGAGAAAGCTGATACATGTGCAAACAAATTTACCTTCTGGATTTGTCAAGGTTCAGAATTTAGTTAGAATGTGGTTTGTGAGAAAGCAATACTTACACTTGAGAAATTGTCTGGAAAAAGTTCAGGCATTGGCCATGACTAAAGTTGCAAGGGCTTCATACTTGGAAAAGGTCGCAGCTGCaacaaaaatacaaagatGGTGGCGTTGTATTCCAAAaacatatttttcatcCATTTCAATGAACGTGCTCTCTTACATAAAAATGAGGGAGATAACTTCTGTTGGTTTGCTATCTTCCACTTTGCAAGGCTGTAATATATCAATCTTTGATCTTTCTCTTTTTCAGGATATTCGTCAAATTTATCCAAACACATGGGCTATGGCTCCACTTGgatttatgaaaaatatgaatataacaCGAAAATTAGCTCTTGAGACACATTTAACAGAGAATTATTTCATAAGAAATGTTATGTTTTCGATAGGGGCCACGCATAGTTTAATGTTAGTAGCATTTTCAGATGGCACATCGTCAGTGTTTTCTTGGGGATGGAATGACAAGGGACAGCTTGGaagaaaatgtttgtatCCGTTGGAAAATGATTCACATGCCATTGATTCCTTGGAGTTTGATATATCGGTTCCCACTGTTGATTGCACAATTTATGAAAACCCGGTCAATAAAGTTTATATAGCATCAATAGCGTGTGGGAATGACTTTTCAGTAGCTTTATCGCAACAAGGTACAATTTTTACCTGGGGAGACAATTATTATGGTCAATGTGGACATGGAAGCAATTTTATTCACATATTACATCCAACTGCACTATTGGAGAATGGGACTAACATTTTCGTTGCCAGTTATCATTCTATAGTTTCAACATCATCTGGCGAGTATTTAGTATTTGGAAGGACATTTAATAAAATAATATATGTCCCTACCAACATTAAATTGCTTCTACCTGATCTAAGGAACCAGACAATCAAAAAGATTAAGGTCTCCGGGGCCGTATCACTTATTTGCACAACAGAGCTTgattatattttaaatgtataCGGAAACTTGCACAAGTTCTCTCAAATGTACAATCTTGGGGGTACTATTGTGGATACCTGCACAAATGGTAGGACTATTTACGCTATTGTAGAATATGCTAACAAAAGCGAGGAAATAAAACTTTACGTTTGGGGAAGCGTTCGTTGTTTTTCTGGCAAAGAAAAGACTATTTCTACAGACAAGAGTTTGATTGTAAGTGCATTTCGTGAGAAATTTGAGAATAAGGTCAAGAAGAAGACACAGAGATCATTGCTCCAGTTTACAAAGAATATTGGAAAATCTTGTTTCTTGCAGGCCCCAACTGAGGTTTTATTTGATAAGTGTCCAAAGAAAGTGTTTTGCGATAATAATCAATTGGTTGTTACCACGGAAGATGGGTTAGTATTTGGAACACGATTATTCCAGCTTATGGGCGAGGATGCAGATAGCATAGAGACTGATGAATTTTCTATCCGTTTAAAATCAGAAACATCAAGGATTAAGTTGGTTCCATCTTTGTATCAATTCACtaatataaagaagaagCACGCTGATATTCACTTTGCTTCAAATAGCCTTTCACACTCCATAGGCTACACATTTTGAAATTCACAGCAACACTTTAAACTTTCTTGTATATAATGCATGATTCATATAGGCATAAAAAGAGGCGAGGATATCGCAGACACAGAGATTATGATAGTCATGAGGACACGCTGTCGATCTCCCTTGACGAATCTCTCTACAGGGAGAACTACAGCGCTGCATCCATCTTAAGGAACAAAATACTTTCTGAAAACTCACTTTCATCGCACACTTTTCCTCCTTGCAAATTTCGAGAGCAAGTAACGTATGAAATTCGCCAAAGGGTCAAAAAGACCGAGGCTAGAGCATATAACCCAGATTGCTACCATTGTTCGATTAAAAACGAACATTATTACACTATATCACAGTCTACTACGGTATTTATGTGTTTGGATTATTACAAGAATTGTATATTGGAGGAACAGATTCTTCTCTTGCCTCTAAAGCACATCGCTTCTACAGTAAATTTGGATGAAAACGGATACATAGAGTTGAGAAATTACCAGAAAACCTTGGTAAACATGTTTGATAAGGTAGACAAGGTTGTGATTTTTGCGGAAGTATCACTGAATAACAAGCGTCTTAAGGGTATTGGCACTGATAATCACGTGGATCATTGTAAAATAGAATGTTACCCAATCCCCAAGGAATTGCTAAATGAAGCAAAGTGTTATTTTATCAAGGCCCTGGAAGAGGTTGGATCGTACTCATCTCAGAATCAAAAGGTTATTGATATAAGAGGCAAGGTTGGGGTTAGAGGACATATCCCTCAGGGAATAGATTTTATTCATATCGATTTTTCCCTTGGTGGTGAGGGTATGGCGTGTGTAATTGATGATCAGGTAAGAATAAAACCAACATTTGCTAGAGATATTATTTCCGGAATATTGGAGTTTGACGCCTTGCAACGAGTTTTTAGAGATAGAGAGGATTATACAAAGGCAATAGAATCAGTGCGTAAAAGATACAAGACTTATGATTGGACTAGGGTTGTATGATGTCTGAAACGTTTTGATAGTCTATCTGTTCATTTAAGATTTTTCTTTCCTCTAAATCTAATTTTGCCTTTTCAATATATTCATTTTGTATTTCTTCCATATCTTTGCTATTAAATCCCCGAGTAGAATATAATTTAAACACCTCTGCATTTATGTTTAGAAAACTTTCGCCCCAATTGAAGAGTGATAGTAGTTTTGTGGCCTCGTCTTGGAAATCTTTAAAAGGTATATTATAAGTATATAAACTAACTTAATATCTGTAATGCAGCAGCTATAGCCTCTACACAGGACAATTCGAATGGTCTTCCATAATGTGTTGGATTTGCAGCAACAAGGAATGGCAATATCCTTGTGTGTTCTGAGTCGGATATATATAGTAGCAAAACAACTTACTTGCAGGGATCGATCCTATTGGTGTAGTTTCGACTTTATTCCATGAACAATCAATAACCGCAATTCCTCGTGTTTTTGCTATTTCCATGTCTTCCAGTGAGAACATGGACTTTCCAAATGGACTGAGCACAATACCGGTGAATTTTTGGTTTATGGTTAGCGGAGTTATCAATCCAGATCTCATGAGCTTTTTTCCTGTGCATCTTTTGGAGTCACATTGGTTGTAATACCAAATGTAGAGGTTGATttttttatcttctttaacatcttccttgtGGCTTTCCATATTATCGAGATTAATTTTAACTTCAGGAGGATTGTTTGTCATAGTTGCCTTCAAAGCTTTGGTATAGACATCATGGATGCTAATTGACTcatttttgcgatatttaaaatttttattcttctctATCATTTCCGATTGTTTTTAGTCTAAAATCaagtttgaaaaataaaGCTACCTCCAGATTGGCGACATAACGAGTACTAAGGTTGTAGTCTGGGTCCCTCGGCCACAGAATAGACCGCAATAGCCtatatactacattataAGATAATATATATTAATGTATAAAATTTATGAGTGGAGATTCTAATCCCACAGTTTGATTGTACCGTCCCAAGAGCAAGTTGCTAGTCTGGACGTTTGGGTGGGATGCCACTTGCAATCCATCGTAACGGCTTTGTGTCCCGTTAAAGTTTGAAGACTTCTACAGGTTTTCCAATCCCATATGAATATCTTTCCGCGTGAGTCGCCACTTGCAATAAACTTT
This region of Theileria equi strain WA chromosome 1, complete sequence genomic DNA includes:
- a CDS encoding hypothetical protein (encoded by transcript BEWA_021500A) — encoded protein: MESNTGEPGTSLSSQYDFSSDFSDITLVNDISCDEFTRYQSQYEGITCDESCSDLLYVENLTREGIARHLLSRYRNSIYFTYFGNVLFYVKPADYDPLKYGHAKFLYDKPLEPHVFSLSSEILTSLANFKPGQTSNTDEHTTGNDVVHQVRDSFEKSQDIQNNNFNLFFYGEDNFTQLRTMQQVSLFLCRYAHVLGLEPTASMDKKLSNAQFLLGNLDDYFSLTDVAYNYMVTYKFDFNERGLLSSIRMIPNLSTDLSCSCVSHRFRDYLSANLKSGENIRVRYPTVFYGFIYTILDDDQAYASDYGLNSYDAAKLLEMIPKHEIQDTSWHLENYERFIKTLLTIGMSIDEVQNTAKTLVVIMLFDILLLAKTSATDINGDNPFDENLVKDLDGTILFCGRDLLGLIFDIFEINILTKSSLGMKSSDVLFKFELLSQENSWILDNLSTALFIRLKHMIYTKINNYLVIEKTLNVEKSISLHCNAGFSPHSNFIKFADDQLPQLFSEEIFIRKFVDAFSNNTDLFTNIRFIKRNKNFLSTVTNYDGLVAKVILSSVSQNSSHDGVIPDGKVSHSWSDISYDIPKILDLESRLYSISPMLIRLFKLSGLDFVKRLAYSSQSLYPVVGNCSAALSYYNFMNDCACNHDTSYFVICSSMSLMESYIGNEDIEDENFLNYNLGFLMQTFARSIPILDMCIIKRDSSVVSILLSNAAKSYKPLVYMMTSLHMHQTISLMDDSELLKLLFRILEISDSLYQISDGMVVMKKFIYVRFISFYMDYIEGIIGSVKTIQRLWRKHSSTLRKNLRESIVKIQSYARSMLFKKLRLSESSVCNLSLDLVGLVVTICSLRTSLTSISQKTLELLYLMEKEYHEKEYNYIKHAAAIYIQSHWRGAIQRKRYSLVKNEKLEEFAIILIQSTIRRLLATDSILNEKDLPREAAIKIQSVFRGYLVRSRFETLRYIKLLLPSIVRKGSKLNSLRNQINFIRLCKEQGAESLQMRKLIHVQTNLPSGFVKVQNLVRMWFVRKQYLHLRNCLEKVQALAMTKVARASYLEKVAAATKIQRWWRCIPKTYFSSISMNVLSYIKMREITSVGLLSSTLQGCNISIFDLSLFQDIRQIYPNTWAMAPLGFMKNMNITRKLALETHLTENYFIRNVMFSIGATHSLMLVAFSDGTSSVFSWGWNDKGQLGRKCLYPLENDSHAIDSLEFDISVPTVDCTIYENPVNKVYIASIACGNDFSVALSQQGTIFTWGDNYYGQCGHGSNFIHILHPTALLENGTNIFVASYHSIVSTSSGEYLVFGRTFNKIIYVPTNIKLLLPDLRNQTIKKIKVSGAVSLICTTELDYILNVYGNLHKFSQMYNLGGTIVDTCTNGRTIYAIVEYANKSEEIKLYVWGSVRCFSGKEKTISTDKSLIVSAFREKFENKVKKKTQRSLLQFTKNIGKSCFLQAPTEVLFDKCPKKVFCDNNQLVVTTEDGLVFGTRLFQLMGEDADSIETDEFSIRLKSETSRIKLVPSLYQFTNIKKKHADIHFASNSLSHSIGYTF
- a CDS encoding hypothetical protein (encoded by transcript BEWA_021510A), with translation MHDSYRHKKRRGYRRHRDYDSHEDTLSISLDESLYRENYSAASILRNKILSENSLSSHTFPPCKFREQVTYEIRQRVKKTEARAYNPDCYHCSIKNEHYYTISQSTTVFMCLDYYKNCILEEQILLLPLKHIASTVNLDENGYIELRNYQKTLVNMFDKVDKVVIFAEVSLNNKRLKGIGTDNHVDHCKIECYPIPKELLNEAKCYFIKALEEVGSYSSQNQKVIDIRGKVGVRGHIPQGIDFIHIDFSLGGEGMACVIDDQVRIKPTFARDIISGILEFDALQRVFRDREDYTKAIESVRKRYKTYDWTRVV
- a CDS encoding hypothetical protein (encoded by transcript BEWA_021520A) — its product is MIEKNKNFKYRKNESISIHDVYTKALKATMTNNPPEVKINLDNMESHKEDVKEDKKINLYIWYYNQCDSKRCTGKKLMRSGLITPLTINQKFTGIVLSPFGKSMFSLEDMEIAKTRGIAVIDCSWNKVETTPIGSIPAKHTRILPFLVAANPTHYGRPFELSCVEAIAAALQILNFQDEATKLLSLFNWGESFLNINAEVFKLYSTRGFNSKDMEEIQNEYIEKAKLDLEERKILNEQIDYQNVSDIIQP